GAGAGGCTGACTCAAGAGAAGCAAAACAACAAAAGGGATGCAAACATTTATATGAGTGGATGCTTGACTGACTTTTGTGCCACGGTGATCAAGATAGTTCGTGAAGATTATCCAAATTATGACATCAACAAATTTCTTTCCATTGATCTCCGGGCTCTGGGTCAGCGTGTTGCGGCTAAGGTTGCTGCTAAGAAGGATGGATTGCCTGTGTCACCAGTGCTTCCCTCTGATGTTATTAGCGAGGGTGTGAGAGATGCCGTCGATCCCCACGAGAAGTTATCGGGTTTTGACCCAGATGTTTGTAGCGACAAGGGACCCTCAGGTCAAACCTCTGCGTCAGAGACAGCTTTGGTTTTAGTCAAGGACTCTCATCTTTCTAATGCTCAAGATCAAGATCCCTTAGCCTTTGACTTAGTCGAGGAGAATGTGGAGGATAAGATTTCAGAAGATACGAttggtccaaaggagggagcgacccgTCCAGAGGAAGTGTAATTGGCCGTATGTTGGGCCGTTAGCTAGCTTTCTAATTTCTGTACTACTTTTGCTATAGTACTTCTgttcttttgtttcttttgcTTGGAGGGTTTCATGGGAAACTCTCCTTTTCTGGTATTTCTGAACATTTTCGCTACTTTATGAATGTCGTTTTCGTTTGCTTTTCGTTGGGTCTTTTCACTGAGTCATAGTCATGCATGATAATTTAGTAGATATGTTAAAAATGGAAAGAATACGAGATGCAACTTTATTCATTATTCGTTTGTTACATCTTTCACAGGAAATATTTCTTCAAATTCTCGATATTCCAGGTTCTAGGCAATGGCGTGCCTTCTAAATGAGCTACTCTATATGCTCCCTTCCCTACGACTTCAGTGACTCGGTAAGGACCGTCCCAGTTAGGTTCGAGCTTTCCCACTCCTGCAGCTCCTTTCCCTATCTCTGCTTTTTTAAGGACTAAGTCTCCTTCTGACAAGCTTCGTTCCTTGACTCTAGCATTATGATACTTAGTCATTTGTTTGCGGTAAGCTTCTGCGCATATGGCTGCTTGGGGCCTTCTCTCTTCTAGCAGATCCAGGCACAACTTCAGTGCTTCTTCGTTGCGCTCTTCGTCTATGACTTGTACCCTTAGTGTGGGCATTCCCATTTCTACAGGAAGGACAGCCTCTGTTCCGTAAGTGAGTCGGAAAGGTATTTCCCCTGTGGCCCTTCTGAGAGTTGTTCTATAAGCCCATATGACATGGTATAGCTCGTCTATCCATCTCCCTTTCAAGTATCCAAGTCTCTTCTTGATTCCGGATAGGATAGTGCGATTGGTGACTTCGGTGAGTCCGTTGGTCTGCGGATGTGCTACGGAAGTAAACTTCAAGTTGATCCCCAACTCAGCGCAGTATTCCCTGAACTTGGCGCAATCGAACTGTTTCCCGTTGTCTGTGACTAGGGTATGTGGTGTCCCAAACCTGTTGCGTATTagtatacttttattttaaaggcctttattcatataactttgaaattttaccTGCTCATGACTTCATAGAAAGCCAATTGATGATCTTATGGGACGTTATGGTGGTCATTGGTTGCACTTCCATCCACTTGGTGAAATGATCCACTGCGACCACGATGAATTTGACTTGTCCTCGAGCTGGGGTGAATGGTCCCAGTATGTCCACTCCCCATGTCATGAAAGGCCAGGGACTTCCGATTGCTGACTGGTGGGCTGCCGGAGTTCTTATGATTGTTCCAAATCTTTGACATTTGTCGCATTTTTTCACCATAGCTTCTGCGTCTTTCTTCATAGTTGGCCAATAATATCTCAGGAGTAGTGCTTTCCTGCTCAGAGAGGCTGCTCCCTCATGTGCTCCACATTCTCCTTCGTGGATCTCCTACAGTACATAAGCTCCGTCTTCTACCGAAATGCATTTGGACCATGGGTGTGTGACCGAGGTCCGGTACAAGGTACCTTCTATTTTGGAGTAGACAGACGATATTCGTACCAGTTTGGCTGCTGCTTCTCTCCCTTCTGGGATTGTTCCATCATTTAGGTATGCGACAATGGGTTGCATCCAAGGATCTATCTCTGTGATCGGTAGAATTTCCTTCTCGTCTATTATGGGACTCACCCTCTCCTCTTTCATGTAGAGTGAGAGATACATAGGACTTTTTATCGCGGCTGCTTTTGCTAGGGCGTCTGCTCGCATGTTTCTTTCTCTGGGTATTGGGATTATTTCCCATTTCCCACCGTTCCTTTCTATTTCCTTCAGCATCACCTTTGCTCTTTCCATGTATTTTGCCATGTTGGCATCTTTCGTTTGGAATTGGCCCAAGATTTGGCTTGTaaccagctgggagtcgctgtggatcctcagcttttCTGCTTTTACTTCTTTCGCTAATGTGAGTCCTGTTAGAAAGGCCTCGTATTCTGCCACATTGTTGGTAGCTCTAAACTTCAAATGTACTGCATGCTCTATGACTACCGTCTGAGGTCCGAGTAATACTATTCCTGCCCCTGCCCCCTGTTCACTGGAAGCTCCATCCACGAACAGGTTCTAGGTTATGTCCTCTGCGACTGAGTCGGGTGGTTTCTCAGTCATTTCTGCGACGAAGTCTGCCAGTGCCTGTGCTTTCAGCGTCTTCCTTGGCTCGTATCTGATATCGTGCTCTCCTAGCTGTACTGACCAGCTTACCAGCCTCCCGGATGTTTCCAGATGATGGAGAGCCTTGCGTAGGGGTTGATTTGTTGGGACGATGACTGTGTGCCCTTGGAAGTATGGTTTGAGCTTCTTTGTTGTAACCACTACAGCTAACGTCAATTTGTCAATGGTTGGGTAGTTGAGCTCTGCGCCTTTAAGCGTCCTGCCGACATAGTAGATAGGTTGCTGTTCTTCCCCTTCTTCTCGGACCAGAACGGAGGCGATCGTCTCTTTTCCTACTGAGAGGTAGAGGTATAACATCTCTCCCGCGATGGGTCTACTTAGTAATGGCGGTTGAGTCAGGAAAGACTTCAGATTTTCAAACGCTTTCTGACAATCTTCATCCCAAGTGAATTTTTTCATATTCCTTAGTTACTTAAAAAATGGCAAACATTTTTTAGCTGATGAAGAGATAAAGCGTCCCAGTGCTGTGACGCGGCCATTTAACTTCTTCACTTCTCGGATATTTTGTGGAGCCTTCATGTCCGCTATGTCCTGGATCTTTTCAGGGTTAGCCTCTATTCCCCGTTGGCTGATCAGGTATCCTAGGAATTTGCCTGCTTTGACTCCAAAGGCACATTTGGCTGGGTTGAGCTTCATTCTGAATTTGTTTAAGACTGAGAAGGTCTCTTCTAGGTCTTGGGCGTGTGTCTCCTCTGTGAGGCTCTTTACAATTATGTCATCCACGTTCCTTCCTGATtgatctttgaacatgaaatttacCAATCTGTGGTACGTCGCTCCAGCGTTCTTTAGTCCAAATGGCATGACATTGTAGCAATATGTCCCTTGGTCTTTTACAAAGGAagtcttctcttgatcttctTTGTCCATGGGTATCTGGTGGTACCCTTGCGCTGCGTCTGTGAAACTGTACAAGAGGTAGCATGCGGTTGAGTCTACTAACTGGTCTATGCTTGGGAGCGGGTAATTGTCTTTGGGACAAGCTTTGTTCAAGTCAGTGAAATCTACACACATTCGATATTTCCCATTTGACTTCTTGACTAGGACAACATTTGCTAACCAGTCTGGGTAATACACATCTCGGATGAAACCAGCCACTTCTAGTATTCTAACTTTGTTTGCGATAACCTTCTGCCTCTCCTCTGTAAATTGCCGCTACTTCTGTACCACGGGCCTGCTCCCTGGTTTTATGTTTAGCTTGTGTAAAGCTATTTTTGGATCGACTCCTTTGATTTATGCTGGTTCTGTAACGAACGACTCCGCGTTGTTCTTTAGGATGGACTGTATTCcttctttcaccttttttgggacCTCTGTCCCTATCTTTACTACTTTGGTCGCAGTTATTTTGAAGTCCTCCATGTCTGCGACTGGTTCTGCGCCTCCTACTTCTTCTTCGTCTACGACTATCCCAGGAAAAGTGGCGATCGGTAGGCTTTTTCCTTCTTAAACTCGAACGAACACAAAATCACCAACCTTAAACTCAATGTCCTTATGCTTAGGATCAACGTAactcttgtgccgactaaaagAAGTCTCCAATCTCCGCTTGAtaaacggtaccttctctgaggtaatctgaataagcTTAGCACCAGACAACTTACACTCGCCGACCTCCTCCCAATAGAttggagatcgacacttgcgaccATACAAAGCCTCGTAAGGTGCCATCCAATACTCGCATGATAATTGTgattataagaaaactcaatcaatggCAAATTAGTATCCCAtataccctgaaaatccagaaaaCTCAttctgagcatatcctccaacttctgaatagtcctctcagagtGACAGTCACCCTGAAGATGAAAAGCAGtgctgaaatccaaccgagaacccaaacATTCCTGCAACACCTTAAAAAACCGAGAagtgaaaactgaacctctatCCGAAACAATCAAAACTTGTACCCCATCCAAACttacaatcctgtcgatgtacaactgagccaacctcgaagcagaatacgaaaccttaatcggaagaaaatgagctgacttagtcatacggtcaactatcacccaaatggAATCATATCCCTGCCGAGGACGTGGTAAAcaaaccacaaaatccatagcgatctgctctcacttccactctggaataggtaacGGTTGCAAATAGCCAAACGGTCTTTGGTGTTccaactttacctgctggcaagtcaaacacttagacaaaAACTCTGCagcatctttcttcattccgctccactgataagtacccttgagatcatggtacatcttagtagaacccggatgaacactataagcagacttgt
This region of Mercurialis annua linkage group LG1-X, ddMerAnnu1.2, whole genome shotgun sequence genomic DNA includes:
- the LOC126668871 gene encoding uncharacterized protein LOC126668871, encoding MKKFTWDEDCQKAFENLKSFLTQPPLLSRPIAGEMLYLYLSVGKETIASVLVREEGEEQQPIYYVGRTLKGAELNYPTIDKLTLAVVVTTKKLKPYFQGHTVIVPTNQPLRKALHHLETSGRLVSWSVQLGEHDIRYEPRKTLKAQALADFVAEMTEKPPDSGAGAGIVLLGPQTVVIEHAVHLKFRATNNVAEYEAFLTGLTLAKEVKAEKLRIHSDSQLVTSQILGQFQTKDANMAKYMERAKVMLKEIERNGGKWEIIPIPRERNMRADALAKAAAIKSPMYLSLYMKEERVSPIIDEKEILPITEIDPWMQPIVAYLNDGTIPEGREAAAKLEIHEGECGAHEGAASLSRKALLLRYYWPTMKKDAEAMVKKCDKCQRFGTIIRTPAAHQSAIGSPWPFMTWGVDILGPFTPARGQVKFIVVAVDHFTKWMEVQPMTTITSHKIINWLSMKS